One window from the genome of Acidobacteriota bacterium encodes:
- a CDS encoding 4-hydroxy-3-methylbut-2-enyl diphosphate reductase: MVEKVILAAPRGFCAGVVRAIDIVNIALKTYPKPVYVRKEIVHNQHVVQELREKGAIFVEELQEVPSGKTVIFSAHGVSPAVREDARRRNLNVIDATCPLVTKVHLEAVRYAKKEYTIVLIGHQGHDEVVGTMGVAPENIRLVEDIHDVEELQVDTEKVAYITQTTLSLFDTRQIIEALRRRFPHIEGPAADDICYATQNRQTAVRQMAGQADLVLVVGSTNSSNSNRLVEEAQKCGARQAYLIDDVEGIRPEWLHDVRIVGISSGASAPENLVEGVVDFFRTKGAAVEELVTTTENVQFNLPKNLLRDSQSLPTT; this comes from the coding sequence ATGGTTGAAAAGGTGATTCTGGCGGCTCCCCGCGGGTTCTGCGCGGGCGTGGTTCGGGCCATCGACATCGTGAATATTGCGCTCAAGACTTATCCCAAGCCGGTCTACGTGCGCAAGGAGATCGTCCACAATCAGCATGTGGTGCAGGAGTTGCGCGAGAAGGGCGCCATCTTCGTGGAGGAGTTGCAGGAAGTCCCCTCGGGCAAGACGGTTATCTTCAGTGCCCACGGCGTTTCCCCCGCGGTTCGCGAAGACGCCAGGCGCCGCAATCTCAACGTCATCGACGCCACCTGTCCCCTGGTCACCAAGGTTCATTTGGAGGCCGTCCGCTACGCCAAGAAGGAATACACCATCGTCCTCATCGGCCACCAGGGTCATGACGAGGTGGTGGGGACCATGGGCGTGGCCCCGGAGAACATCCGGCTGGTGGAAGACATTCATGACGTCGAAGAGCTGCAGGTGGACACCGAAAAAGTGGCCTATATCACCCAGACTACGCTCAGTCTCTTCGACACGCGCCAGATCATCGAGGCCTTGCGCCGCAGATTTCCTCACATCGAGGGGCCGGCGGCCGACGATATCTGCTATGCCACCCAGAACCGCCAGACGGCTGTCCGCCAGATGGCCGGCCAAGCCGACCTGGTGCTGGTGGTGGGCTCGACCAACTCCTCCAACTCCAACCGCCTGGTCGAAGAGGCCCAGAAGTGCGGAGCCCGTCAGGCATACCTGATCGACGATGTGGAGGGCATCCGCCCCGAGTGGCTGCATGACGTCCGCATCGTGGGCATCAGTTCGGGGGCTTCGGCGCCCGAGAACCTGGTGGAGGGCGTGGTTGACTTCTTCCGTACCAAGGGGGCCGCGGTTGAAGAACTGGTGACCACCACCGAAAACGTTCAGTTCAACCTCCCCAAGAACCTGCTTCGCGACAGCCAAAGCCTGCCGACAACCTAG